A section of the Cololabis saira isolate AMF1-May2022 chromosome 16, fColSai1.1, whole genome shotgun sequence genome encodes:
- the LOC133462619 gene encoding uncharacterized protein LOC133462619 — translation MMRPRDLGQGSGTKTFLDAMHDGKVHLARFILDALDGRIINSKTENGRTLLMHSVCLQEPATRTKFTQMLLEKGANVNCQDRDGRTALSQACEMGHLDVVKLLVQFNADPDVSDAWGNNALMYAAFSGHSQVLEFLVRAFKRLGVRLDRTNNAGHSAIEVANFFGHNQCVQILNFPCRKVARDDALVDLGTAVEGERRPPNRLPRHVLERFSKQLTHDDQLPGVFQRQMKTGDGSGLLNRFRCPRSQSQEDNHRHSWALLPQVEKSQTERDHSIFFVAKQLQNCQLRELRGAKILNSVPEPNQNDVSQDTRLPVQTPESFPLWGKAKSFNLDLVSSRKQSYQGDARDMSLSASKLKRASLQDERCLIDKMECQGNTQGLTNDSGKIVSVPKPLLNSKGQPVKVLPENVKSQNEEANDTAATSRREQQKRGSLGSTTRHNKLLFARGEIESEKIPGRAPGFMGLGTRLLRRFTAPEFMRMVIDCSSSSSKGRGQMSRSETFPFSHTHQQVNSQPSVDSISAVKCEFESYSSQSTLD, via the coding sequence ATGATGCGGCCAAGAGATTTAGGCCAGGGCTCTGGCACTAAGACCTTCCTAGATGCCATGCATGATGGTAAAGTCCACTTAGCACGCTTCATCCTGGACGCTTTGGATGGACGCATCATCAATTCAAAGACCGAAAACGGCCGAACCCTTCTCATGCACTCTGTCTGCCTGCAAGAGCCGGCGACCAGAACCAAGTTCACCCAGATGCTGCTGGAAAAAGGGGCAAATGTCAACTGCCAGGATCGGGACGGCCGCACAGCCCTGAGCCAAGCCTGTGAGATGGGTCATCTAGATGTGGTCAAACTTCTTGTGCAGTTCAATGCTGATCCAGATGTCTCTGACGCCTGGGGTAACAATGCTCTTATGTATGCTGCCTTTTCTGGACACAGCCAGGTTCTGGAGTTCCTGGTCAGGGCTTTCAAAAGACTGGGAGTGAGGTTGGACAGGACCAATAACGCCGGGCACTCAGCTATTGAGGTGGCAAACTTCTTTGGACACAACCAGTGTGTCCAGATTTTAAACTTCCCTTGCAGGAAAGTTGCCAGAGATGATGCACTTGTTGATCTGGGTACCGCTGTTGAAGGAGAGCGCCGCCCGCCCAACAGGCTGCCCAGGCATGTTCTGGAGAGGTTCTCCAAGCAGCTGACCCACGATGACCAACTGCCAGGCGTGTTTCAGAGACAGATGAAGACCGGCGATGGCAGCGGACTGTTGAACCGCTTCAGATGTCCCAGGAGCCAGTCTCAAGAGGACAATCATCGCCACAGCTGGGCTTTGCTTCCTCAAGTAGAGAAAAGCCAGACCGAGAGGGATcacagcattttctttgttgccAAACAACTACAAAACTGCCAGCTCAGAGAGCTGAGGGGAGCGAAAATCCTGAACTCTGTTCCTGAGCCAAACCAGAATGATGTCAGCCAAGATACTAGACTGCCAGTGCAAACACCAGAGAGTTTTCCTCTCTGGGGAAAGGCAAAGTCATTTAACCTGGACCTTGTGAGCAGCAGAAAGCAGTCCTATCAGGGTGATGCGCGTGACATGAGTCTTTCAGCCAGCAAATTAAAGAGAGCCTCACTACAGGATGAGCGATGCCTTATAGACAAGATGGAATGTCAAGGGAACACCCAGGGCCTGACAAACGACTCCGGCAAAATTGTGTCCGTGCCAAAACCTCTTTTAAACAGCAAGGGTCAGCCTGTGAAAGTACTCCCGGAGAATGTCAAATCACAGAATGAAGAGGCCAATGACACGGCTGCGACTAGCAGAAGAGAGCAGCAGAAGAGAGGCAGCCTTGGCTCGACTACCAGACACAACAAACTACTTTTTGCCAGGGGGGAAATCGAGTCGGAAAAGATCCCGGGCCGTGCCCCGGGGTTCATGGGCCTGGGGACGAGGCTGCTGCGTCGATTCACCGCACCAGAGTTTATGAGGATGGTGATAGACTGTTCGTCTAGCTCGTCCAAGGGAAGAGGTCAGATGTCCCGTTCTGAAACCTTTCCTTTTTCACACACCCACCAGCAGGTCAACAGTCAGCCCAGCGTCGACAGCATCAGCGCTGTGAAATGTGAGTTCGAAAGCTACTCGTCTCAGTCCACCCTTGATTAG